From Egibacteraceae bacterium, the proteins below share one genomic window:
- the msrB gene encoding peptide-methionine (R)-S-oxide reductase MsrB, whose protein sequence is MGTEPLDEPDEAAWRRRLTPEQFHVLRRAGTERPFSGAYVDEKAPGTYRCAGCHTPLFAAQTKYDSGTGWPSFWEAIDDSAVELLPETDATGRTEARCASCDGHLGHVFDDGPHPTGLRYCINSVALDFETDGS, encoded by the coding sequence ATGGGGACCGAACCCCTCGACGAGCCCGACGAGGCAGCGTGGCGTCGGCGGCTGACCCCCGAGCAGTTCCACGTCCTGCGCCGTGCCGGCACCGAGCGGCCGTTCAGCGGCGCGTACGTCGACGAGAAGGCACCGGGCACCTACCGCTGCGCGGGCTGCCACACGCCGCTGTTCGCCGCCCAGACCAAGTACGACTCAGGCACCGGGTGGCCGAGCTTCTGGGAGGCGATCGACGACTCGGCTGTCGAGCTGCTGCCCGAGACGGACGCCACGGGGCGCACGGAGGCGCGCTGCGCGTCCTGCGACGGGCACCTCGGACACGTGTTCGACGACGGGCCGCACCCGACGGGCTTGCGCTACTGCATCAACTCGGTGGCGCTGGACTTCGAGACCGACGGGTCGTAG
- a CDS encoding CBS domain-containing protein: MQIRDTMSTAYLAVGPQHTLREAAQLMTDRNIGSALVLDLDGQGPGIFTERDLMRCIAAGKDPETELVIDHVTAKVIVASGDWSLEEAARMMIRGGFRHLIVTGEHSDNFGVAGILSMRDIVRSWASQPAPADQAAQPAPVS, encoded by the coding sequence ATGCAAATTCGCGACACCATGAGCACGGCCTACCTGGCCGTCGGCCCGCAGCACACGCTGCGCGAGGCCGCCCAGCTGATGACCGACCGCAACATCGGGTCGGCCCTGGTCCTCGACCTGGACGGACAGGGCCCCGGCATCTTCACCGAGCGGGACCTGATGCGCTGCATCGCCGCCGGCAAGGATCCCGAGACGGAGCTGGTGATCGACCACGTCACCGCCAAGGTGATCGTGGCCAGCGGCGACTGGTCCCTCGAGGAAGCCGCGAGGATGATGATCCGCGGTGGCTTCCGCCACCTCATCGTCACCGGTGAGCACAGTGACAACTTCGGCGTTGCCGGCATCCTGTCGATGCGCGACATCGTCCGATCCTGGGCCAGCCAACCGGCCCCCGCGGACCAGGCGGCCCAGCCGGCGCCCGTCTCCTGA